The Georgenia sp. TF02-10 genome window below encodes:
- a CDS encoding LacI family DNA-binding transcriptional regulator — MSPEPHRGRAPSIRDVARLAQVSHQTVSRVLNDHPSIRDETKSRVLDAIEALQYRPNRAARALVTSRSNTIGVLAATPAESGPARVIAAIEAAAREAGYSVNTAELRGQTSEAIADALEHLVQQSVDGLIVIARQVRVFDVLAGMALGVPYVSLESGGGPEHRGLAPDQVAGARLATEYLIKLGHRDIVHLAGPQDWIEAEARMRGFLDAVSDADLRTHAPILGDWSADFGYFAGRELVRTRDFTAVFAASDDMAIGLMHALRDEAVDVPGEVSVVGFDDIPLAAHVAPPLTTMHQDFREVGRRAVALLLAATRGDPQLDPEPIVPELVVRDSTGPASGRSAAATG, encoded by the coding sequence GTGAGCCCGGAGCCGCACCGGGGGCGAGCGCCCAGCATCCGCGATGTCGCACGCCTTGCGCAGGTCTCTCACCAGACGGTATCTCGGGTCCTCAACGACCATCCCAGCATTCGCGACGAGACCAAGAGCCGAGTTCTCGATGCGATCGAGGCGCTGCAGTACCGGCCGAACCGGGCCGCGCGGGCCCTGGTCACCAGCCGGTCGAACACGATCGGCGTCCTGGCCGCAACGCCGGCCGAGTCTGGGCCAGCTCGGGTGATCGCCGCCATCGAGGCTGCCGCCCGGGAAGCCGGATACTCGGTGAACACCGCGGAACTCCGCGGGCAGACATCAGAGGCGATCGCCGACGCCCTCGAACATCTGGTGCAGCAATCGGTGGACGGCCTCATCGTGATCGCGCGGCAGGTGCGCGTCTTCGATGTGCTCGCCGGGATGGCGCTAGGTGTGCCGTACGTCAGCCTGGAGTCCGGCGGGGGCCCCGAGCACCGGGGCCTCGCCCCCGACCAGGTCGCCGGGGCGCGCCTCGCCACCGAGTACCTGATCAAGCTCGGTCACCGCGACATCGTCCATCTGGCCGGGCCGCAGGACTGGATCGAGGCCGAGGCGCGGATGCGCGGCTTCCTTGACGCGGTGTCGGACGCAGACCTGCGCACGCATGCGCCGATCCTCGGCGACTGGTCGGCTGACTTCGGGTACTTCGCGGGACGGGAGCTGGTGCGGACCCGAGACTTCACGGCTGTCTTCGCCGCGAGCGACGATATGGCGATCGGACTGATGCACGCTCTGCGCGACGAAGCAGTGGACGTGCCCGGCGAGGTCAGCGTCGTGGGCTTCGACGACATTCCGCTCGCGGCGCATGTCGCGCCGCCGCTCACCACGATGCACCAGGACTTCCGTGAGGTCGGGCGGCGCGCTGTGGCCCTGCTCCTGGCGGCGACCCGCGGCGACCCGCAGCTGGACCCCGAACCGATCGTGCCGGAGCTCGTGGTACGCGACTCGACCGGTCCCGCGTCGGGCCGGAGCGCCGCTGCAACGGGTTGA
- a CDS encoding cytochrome c biogenesis protein ResB gives MARRANPSDPTLLSSKDEVRERVGPDDGDPDDGGPDDGAAAASTGAPGPAAGGGEPTAARPGAAGSTPGAQPGDPADPDGARPGDPADRDGARPGDGVSQAGARPAPDGAPAGPTPTALGVRGWLRWAWRQLTSMRVALMLLLLLAVAALPGSVVPQEPQDPAAVATYRTDHPALAPWLDRLGLFDVYAAPWFAAIYLLLFTSLIGCILPRIAVHVRALRAQPPRVPRSFGRFDVRAERTLAEPPAAVEQRVLVALRHRYRAAVTPDGITAERGYLRESGNIVFHLSLVGVLVALAAGQLLSYRGQAVVVEGQSFANSVLAYDSFDPGTLFAPDSLEPFTFTLEEFTSEFTVDAQARDFGAHVTVTEPGGTTREETIRVNHPMSAGGANVYLSGNGFAPELTVRDGAGQVAFAGAVPFIPQDAVYTSRGVVKVPDVSPGQDQLGLTGVLLPTAVELPDGSALASAHPQPNNPVLVLTLWAGDLGLDDGAPQNVYELDTAGLRQVYEPAEDGAPGSAEGGQTPLTLTLAPGETVELPEGLGSVTFEDLPRFAALDLRHDPSLPYLLGFAIAAMLGLFASLFVPRRRLWVRLAPAPGGGTALSAAALARGDDPGLAADLDRVVSAAGTLRQNDDGAAAGAGDPAAPDRRAADQRSAGPPPADRPPAATPSVDPTAARTPSADPPPADPPPAASTPPAAGPSTAQQAGADPAKEGP, from the coding sequence ATGGCCCGGCGCGCGAACCCGTCCGACCCCACCCTCCTCAGCTCCAAGGACGAGGTCCGGGAGCGGGTCGGCCCCGACGACGGCGACCCCGACGACGGCGGCCCCGACGACGGCGCCGCGGCCGCGTCCACCGGGGCGCCCGGCCCGGCGGCTGGTGGCGGTGAGCCGACGGCTGCCCGGCCCGGCGCCGCGGGATCGACACCGGGCGCCCAGCCCGGTGACCCGGCCGACCCGGACGGTGCCAGGCCGGGCGACCCGGCCGACCGGGACGGCGCCCGGCCCGGCGACGGGGTCAGCCAGGCCGGCGCCCGGCCCGCCCCCGACGGCGCCCCCGCCGGCCCCACCCCCACCGCCCTCGGCGTGCGCGGCTGGCTGCGCTGGGCGTGGCGGCAGCTGACCAGCATGCGGGTGGCGCTGATGCTCCTGCTGCTGCTCGCCGTCGCCGCCCTGCCCGGCTCGGTGGTCCCGCAGGAGCCGCAGGACCCGGCAGCCGTCGCGACCTACCGCACCGACCACCCCGCCCTGGCGCCGTGGCTGGACCGGCTCGGGCTGTTCGACGTCTACGCCGCGCCGTGGTTCGCCGCCATCTACCTGCTGCTGTTCACCTCCCTGATCGGGTGCATCCTGCCGCGGATCGCGGTGCACGTGCGGGCGCTGCGGGCCCAGCCGCCTCGCGTGCCGCGCAGCTTCGGGCGCTTCGACGTCCGGGCCGAGCGCACGCTGGCCGAGCCGCCGGCCGCCGTCGAGCAGCGCGTACTGGTGGCGCTGCGGCACCGGTACCGCGCCGCCGTCACCCCCGACGGCATCACCGCCGAGCGGGGCTACCTGCGCGAGAGCGGGAACATCGTCTTCCACCTCTCCCTCGTCGGCGTGCTCGTGGCGCTCGCCGCCGGCCAGCTGCTCAGCTACCGCGGGCAGGCCGTGGTGGTGGAGGGGCAGTCCTTCGCCAACTCCGTCCTCGCCTACGACTCCTTCGACCCGGGCACCCTCTTCGCGCCCGACTCCCTCGAGCCGTTCACCTTCACCCTGGAGGAGTTCACCTCCGAGTTCACCGTCGACGCCCAGGCCCGGGACTTCGGCGCGCACGTGACCGTCACCGAGCCCGGCGGGACCACCCGGGAGGAGACCATCAGGGTCAACCACCCGATGAGCGCCGGCGGCGCGAACGTCTACCTCTCCGGCAACGGGTTCGCCCCCGAGCTCACCGTGCGCGACGGCGCCGGCCAGGTCGCGTTCGCCGGCGCGGTGCCGTTCATCCCGCAGGACGCCGTCTACACCTCCCGCGGCGTGGTGAAGGTCCCCGACGTCAGCCCCGGCCAGGACCAGCTCGGCCTCACCGGCGTGCTGCTGCCCACCGCCGTCGAGCTCCCGGACGGCTCGGCGCTGGCCTCGGCGCACCCGCAGCCGAACAACCCGGTGCTCGTGCTGACCCTGTGGGCCGGGGACCTCGGGCTCGACGACGGCGCCCCGCAGAACGTCTACGAGCTCGACACCGCCGGGCTGCGGCAGGTCTACGAGCCGGCCGAGGACGGCGCCCCCGGGTCCGCCGAGGGCGGGCAGACCCCGCTGACCCTGACCCTCGCCCCGGGCGAGACGGTCGAGCTGCCCGAGGGGCTCGGTTCGGTGACGTTCGAGGACCTGCCCCGGTTCGCCGCGCTGGACCTGCGGCACGACCCCTCCCTGCCCTACCTCCTCGGCTTCGCGATCGCCGCGATGCTGGGGCTGTTCGCCTCGCTGTTCGTGCCGCGCCGCCGGCTCTGGGTCCGGCTCGCGCCGGCCCCGGGCGGCGGCACGGCGTTGAGCGCCGCCGCGCTGGCCCGCGGCGATGACCCCGGGCTCGCCGCGGACCTGGACCGGGTGGTCTCGGCCGCCGGGACGCTGCGGCAGAATGACGACGGCGCCGCGGCCGGTGCCGGCGACCCCGCGGCGCCGGACCGGCGGGCGGCCGACCAGCGGTCGGCGGGACCGCCGCCGGCCGACCGGCCGCCGGCCGCAACACCGTCCGTCGACCCGACGGCGGCCCGCACGCCGTCGGCCGACCCACCGCCGGCCGACCCACCGCCGGCAGCCAGCACACCGCCGGCGGCCGGACCGTCGACCGCGCAGCAGGCCGGGGCAGACCCGGCGAAGGAAGGACCGTGA
- a CDS encoding histidine phosphatase family protein: MQSTTVHLMRHGEVHNPEGVLYGRMSGFRLSDRGQQMVARVAQVLRDGGHDVAAVTASPLQRAQESARPAAQAFGVELGTDERLIEAGNYFEGMAVNRHRSVLAHPRYWVRYRNPARPSWGEPYTEIATRMRAAVAAALTRAAGREALLVSHQLPIWTLRRLLEGRPFMHDPRRRECSLASLTTLTFDGRRLVGLRYWEPAAGLLPGASDMVPGTSVAAENEGAR, from the coding sequence ATGCAGAGCACCACCGTCCACCTCATGCGCCACGGCGAGGTGCACAACCCCGAGGGCGTCCTGTACGGCCGGATGTCGGGATTCCGGCTCTCCGACCGGGGCCAGCAGATGGTCGCCCGGGTCGCGCAGGTGCTCCGCGACGGCGGCCACGACGTCGCCGCGGTGACCGCCTCGCCGCTGCAGCGGGCCCAGGAGAGCGCCCGCCCGGCGGCGCAGGCCTTCGGCGTCGAGCTCGGCACCGACGAGCGGCTGATCGAGGCCGGCAACTACTTCGAGGGCATGGCGGTGAACCGCCACCGCAGCGTGCTGGCCCACCCCAGGTACTGGGTGCGGTACCGCAACCCCGCCCGGCCCAGCTGGGGCGAGCCCTACACCGAGATCGCCACCCGCATGCGCGCCGCCGTCGCCGCCGCCCTGACCCGGGCCGCCGGCCGCGAGGCGCTCCTGGTCAGCCACCAGCTGCCGATCTGGACCCTGCGCCGGCTCCTCGAGGGCCGGCCCTTCATGCACGACCCGCGCCGCCGCGAGTGCTCGCTCGCCTCGCTGACCACGCTCACCTTCGACGGGCGCCGCCTGGTCGGGCTGCGCTACTGGGAGCCGGCCGCGGGCCTCCTCCCGGGCGCCTCCGACATGGTCCCGGGCACCTCCGTGGCCGCCGAGAACGAGGGCGCCCGGTGA
- a CDS encoding MarR family winged helix-turn-helix transcriptional regulator, whose translation MTRRRQQTQEQEDMTAPTSAPRWLDADQQHSWRQFLRGSARLMADLNHDLVESAGLSMSEYEVLVRLSEAEGRTMRMSELAEDLVHSRSRLTHTVRRMEAEGLVARSACASDRRGINATLTPAGFERLAAAAPGHVASVRARLVDRLTGAQLRQLGEIMATFVDDPPEAGGAV comes from the coding sequence ATGACGCGACGCAGGCAGCAGACGCAGGAGCAGGAGGACATGACCGCCCCGACGAGCGCCCCCCGCTGGCTCGACGCCGACCAGCAGCACAGCTGGCGGCAGTTCCTGCGCGGCTCGGCCCGGCTGATGGCCGACCTCAACCACGACCTGGTGGAGTCCGCCGGGCTGTCGATGAGCGAGTACGAGGTCCTCGTCCGGCTCTCCGAGGCCGAGGGCCGGACCATGCGCATGTCCGAGCTCGCCGAGGACCTGGTGCACTCCCGGTCCCGGCTCACCCACACCGTCCGGCGGATGGAGGCCGAGGGGCTGGTGGCCCGGAGCGCCTGCGCGAGCGACCGGCGCGGCATCAACGCCACCCTCACCCCGGCCGGGTTCGAGCGCCTGGCCGCCGCCGCGCCCGGCCACGTCGCGTCCGTCCGCGCCCGGCTCGTCGACCGGCTGACCGGCGCCCAGCTGCGGCAGCTGGGCGAGATCATGGCGACCTTCGTCGACGACCCGCCGGAAGCCGGCGGGGCGGTCTGA
- a CDS encoding TlpA disulfide reductase family protein — MTARRTRAAGAAALVAVALLAGCAPGGTTSAAGAAGAADAGYVAGDGSFATWSAAERGDPVAHTGTTYDGATVDLADWRGDVVVLNFWYAACPPCRAEAPDLRALAEDYADAGVHVLGVNPRDDVGAAQAFERTFEVPYPSLHDADAGAVAALEGVVPMQAMPSTVVLDRQGRVAARILGQLDPQVLRGLVDDVLAEEA; from the coding sequence GTGACGGCGCGCCGGACGCGGGCGGCCGGCGCCGCGGCGCTGGTCGCCGTCGCCCTGCTCGCCGGCTGCGCCCCCGGCGGGACCACCAGCGCGGCGGGCGCCGCGGGCGCGGCCGACGCCGGCTACGTCGCCGGCGACGGGTCCTTCGCCACCTGGTCCGCCGCCGAGCGCGGGGACCCGGTCGCCCACACCGGCACCACCTACGACGGCGCCACCGTCGACCTCGCCGACTGGCGCGGCGACGTCGTCGTGCTGAACTTCTGGTACGCCGCCTGCCCGCCGTGCCGGGCCGAGGCGCCGGACCTGCGCGCGCTCGCCGAGGACTACGCGGACGCCGGCGTGCACGTCCTGGGCGTCAACCCGCGCGACGACGTCGGCGCCGCCCAGGCCTTCGAGCGGACCTTCGAGGTGCCCTACCCGTCCCTGCACGACGCCGACGCCGGCGCGGTGGCCGCCCTGGAGGGCGTCGTGCCGATGCAGGCGATGCCCTCCACCGTGGTCCTGGACCGGCAGGGCCGGGTGGCCGCCCGGATCCTCGGGCAGCTCGACCCGCAGGTGCTGCGCGGGCTGGTCGACGACGTCCTCGCCGAGGAGGCCTGA
- a CDS encoding glutaredoxin family protein, producing MQTVSPEPAPAPARIVLYGRAGCHLCEVAREDLERLAAETGVGFAEVDVDSDPDIRQRYGDLVPVVTVDGVQQGYWQIDPDQVRAALG from the coding sequence ATGCAGACCGTCTCACCCGAGCCCGCGCCGGCACCCGCGCGCATCGTCCTCTACGGCCGTGCCGGGTGCCACCTGTGCGAGGTCGCCCGCGAGGACCTCGAGCGCCTCGCGGCCGAGACCGGGGTCGGCTTCGCCGAGGTCGACGTCGACTCCGACCCCGACATCCGCCAGCGCTACGGCGACCTCGTCCCGGTCGTGACCGTCGACGGCGTGCAGCAGGGGTACTGGCAGATCGACCCGGACCAGGTCCGCGCCGCGCTGGGCTGA
- the mmsA gene encoding multiple monosaccharide ABC transporter ATP-binding protein yields MRSITKEFPGVVALSDVSLTVEPDEIHAICGENGAGKSTLMKILSGVYPYGSYRGEIIFRGEPVRFKDIRSSEAAGIAIIHQELALIPELSITENIFLGNEVERGGRIDWRAARARAVDLLARVGLDEDPDRLIKHIGVGKQQLVEIAKALNKDVKLLILDEPTAALNEDDSQHLLDLIRGLKARGIASIMISHKLNELQQIADAITIMRDGRVIETLDVRRGDVDEDRIIRGMVGRSLESRYPDRTPRIGEVFFEVKDWTIQHPQVTERLVVKGANLNVRRGEIVGIAGLMGAGRTELAMSIFGRSYGTYLSGTIVKDGEEVVLKDVQSAIDHGLAYVSEDRKQLGLNLLDSIKRSIVSAKLSKIVTFGRVDDSREHGIAEDYRKKLRIKTPSVEAGVSKLSGGNQQKVVLAKWMFTDPDLLILDEPTRGIDVGAKYEIYTIIQSLAAQGKGVIVISSELPELLGIADRIYTMFEGQITDCIPASQATPETLMRSMTSAKKKVQV; encoded by the coding sequence ATGAGGTCGATCACCAAGGAGTTCCCCGGGGTGGTCGCCCTGTCGGACGTCTCGCTCACCGTCGAGCCCGACGAGATCCACGCCATCTGCGGCGAGAACGGAGCCGGCAAGTCCACCCTGATGAAGATCCTCTCCGGGGTGTACCCGTACGGCAGCTACCGCGGCGAGATCATCTTCCGCGGGGAGCCGGTGCGGTTCAAGGACATCCGGTCCAGCGAGGCGGCGGGCATAGCGATCATCCACCAGGAGCTCGCGCTCATCCCCGAGCTCTCGATCACCGAGAACATCTTCCTCGGCAATGAGGTCGAACGCGGCGGGCGGATCGACTGGCGCGCCGCCCGTGCCCGGGCGGTCGACCTGCTCGCGCGGGTCGGGCTCGACGAAGACCCGGACCGCCTCATCAAGCACATCGGGGTGGGCAAGCAGCAGCTGGTCGAGATCGCCAAGGCGCTCAACAAGGACGTCAAGCTCCTGATCCTCGACGAGCCCACCGCCGCCCTCAACGAGGACGACTCGCAGCACCTGCTCGACCTCATCCGGGGCCTCAAGGCGCGTGGCATCGCCTCGATCATGATCTCGCACAAGCTGAACGAGCTCCAGCAGATCGCCGACGCCATCACCATCATGCGAGACGGCCGCGTGATCGAGACCCTCGACGTCCGTCGCGGTGACGTCGACGAAGACCGGATAATCCGGGGCATGGTGGGGCGCTCGCTCGAGAGCCGATACCCCGACCGGACGCCCCGTATCGGCGAGGTCTTCTTCGAGGTCAAGGACTGGACCATCCAGCATCCTCAGGTGACTGAGCGCCTCGTGGTCAAGGGGGCGAACCTCAACGTCAGACGCGGTGAGATCGTCGGCATCGCCGGACTCATGGGCGCCGGCCGCACGGAGCTCGCGATGAGCATCTTCGGCCGCTCCTACGGCACGTACCTCTCGGGCACCATCGTCAAGGACGGCGAGGAGGTCGTGCTGAAAGACGTCCAGTCGGCGATCGACCACGGCCTCGCCTACGTGAGCGAGGACCGCAAGCAGCTCGGCCTGAACCTGCTTGACAGCATCAAGCGGTCCATCGTCTCGGCGAAGCTGTCGAAGATCGTGACGTTCGGTCGCGTCGACGACTCGCGCGAGCACGGCATCGCCGAGGACTATCGCAAGAAGCTGCGGATCAAGACGCCGAGCGTCGAGGCGGGAGTCTCCAAGCTCTCGGGCGGCAACCAGCAGAAGGTCGTGCTCGCCAAGTGGATGTTCACGGACCCCGACCTGCTCATCCTTGACGAGCCCACCCGAGGCATCGACGTCGGGGCGAAGTACGAGATCTACACGATTATCCAGAGCCTCGCCGCCCAGGGAAAGGGCGTCATCGTCATCTCGAGCGAGCTGCCCGAGCTCCTCGGCATCGCAGACCGGATCTACACAATGTTCGAGGGGCAGATCACTGACTGCATCCCCGCATCCCAGGCCACCCCGGAGACTCTCATGCGCAGCATGACCTCCGCGAAGAAGAAGGTGCAGGTATGA
- a CDS encoding sugar-binding protein encodes MKRIALAVTAAATAAALALGGCSGDRAGGREAAAGGGEEPAAGFDAGAPIGVALPDKTSENWVLAGDLFTEGLEEAGFKPDVQYAPASNTVAEQQNQISSMITNGAKVVVIGAKDGKQLGTQLQQAADQGVTVIAYDRLIENTENVDYYVAFDNFQVGQLQGQALLDGLAERAGHEPPYNIELFSGSPDDANSAVFFNGAMDVLQPKIDDGTLVVASGQTQIQQTATQGWEAENAQSRMDSLLTSSYSDKVLDGILSPNDTLARAVIASVEASGKPIPVVTGQDSEVESVKSIMEGKQYSTINKDTTLLVEQTIKMIEQLQQGEEVEVNDTEQYDNGVKVVPAYLLDPVIVTKENAAEAYANVPNLLEIVEAAS; translated from the coding sequence ATGAAGAGAATCGCTTTGGCGGTGACCGCCGCCGCCACGGCCGCGGCCCTGGCGCTGGGCGGCTGCTCGGGCGACAGGGCGGGCGGTCGGGAGGCGGCCGCAGGCGGTGGCGAGGAGCCCGCCGCGGGCTTCGACGCCGGCGCGCCCATCGGCGTCGCGCTGCCCGACAAGACCAGTGAGAACTGGGTCCTGGCGGGGGACCTGTTCACCGAGGGGCTGGAGGAGGCGGGGTTCAAGCCAGACGTGCAGTACGCGCCGGCGAGCAACACCGTCGCCGAGCAGCAGAACCAGATCTCGTCCATGATCACGAACGGTGCAAAGGTCGTCGTGATCGGAGCGAAGGATGGCAAGCAGCTCGGAACCCAGCTTCAGCAGGCGGCCGACCAGGGCGTCACGGTCATCGCCTACGACCGCCTCATCGAGAACACCGAGAACGTCGACTACTACGTCGCGTTCGACAACTTCCAGGTCGGCCAGCTGCAGGGCCAGGCCCTGCTCGACGGGCTCGCAGAGCGAGCTGGCCACGAGCCGCCGTACAACATCGAGCTGTTCTCCGGCTCACCCGACGACGCCAACTCCGCGGTGTTCTTCAACGGGGCGATGGACGTGCTGCAGCCGAAGATCGACGACGGCACCCTCGTCGTCGCCTCTGGCCAGACCCAGATCCAGCAGACGGCGACGCAGGGCTGGGAGGCCGAGAACGCGCAGAGCCGCATGGACTCGCTGCTCACCAGCAGCTACAGCGACAAGGTGCTCGACGGCATCCTCTCACCGAACGACACCCTCGCTCGTGCGGTCATCGCCTCCGTGGAGGCGTCGGGCAAGCCCATCCCGGTCGTCACCGGTCAGGACTCGGAGGTCGAGTCGGTCAAGTCGATCATGGAAGGCAAGCAGTACTCCACGATCAACAAGGACACCACCCTCCTCGTGGAGCAGACCATCAAGATGATCGAGCAGCTCCAGCAGGGTGAAGAGGTCGAGGTGAACGACACCGAGCAGTACGACAACGGTGTGAAGGTCGTTCCGGCGTACCTGCTCGACCCGGTCATCGTGACCAAGGAGAACGCAGCGGAGGCGTACGCCAACGTGCCGAACCTCCTCGAGATCGTCGAGGCCGCGAGCTAA
- a CDS encoding cytochrome c biogenesis CcdA family protein: protein MSAVWDQVADLFQRTVVDGALIAAVPVAAVAGLVSFASPCVLPLLPGYVGYLGGMAGAGAGAGTGTAGPRGGRRGEQGRLLAGVLLFVAGFTAVFVLLSLVFAWAGVALAAHLDLVLRVLGVLVILMGLAFVGYVPFLQRDRRLHLAPRAGLWGAPLLGVAFGLGWAPCIGPTLAAVLTLALGGADPARGVILAVAYCLGLGVPFVLVALFFARSARMLGFLRRHRRTVQRLGGGLLVLLGVALVTGWWSTFSAYLQGLVAGFETVV from the coding sequence CTGAGCGCCGTGTGGGACCAGGTCGCCGACCTCTTCCAGCGCACCGTCGTCGACGGCGCCCTGATCGCCGCGGTGCCGGTGGCGGCGGTGGCCGGGCTGGTCTCCTTCGCCTCCCCGTGCGTCCTGCCCCTCCTGCCCGGCTACGTCGGCTACCTCGGCGGGATGGCCGGCGCCGGCGCGGGCGCCGGGACGGGGACGGCCGGCCCGCGCGGCGGGCGGCGGGGCGAGCAGGGGCGGCTGCTGGCCGGGGTGCTGCTCTTCGTCGCCGGGTTCACCGCGGTGTTCGTGCTGCTCTCGCTGGTGTTCGCGTGGGCGGGGGTGGCGCTGGCCGCGCACCTGGACCTCGTCCTGCGCGTCCTGGGGGTCCTCGTCATCCTCATGGGGCTGGCGTTCGTCGGCTACGTCCCCTTCCTCCAGCGCGACCGGCGCCTGCACCTGGCCCCGCGGGCCGGGCTGTGGGGCGCCCCGCTGCTCGGGGTCGCCTTCGGCCTCGGCTGGGCGCCGTGCATCGGCCCCACCCTCGCCGCGGTCCTCACCCTCGCCCTGGGCGGGGCCGACCCCGCCCGCGGGGTGATCCTGGCCGTGGCGTACTGCCTGGGCCTGGGCGTGCCGTTCGTGCTCGTCGCCCTGTTCTTCGCCCGCTCGGCCCGCATGCTGGGCTTCCTGCGCCGGCACCGGCGCACCGTCCAGCGGCTCGGCGGCGGCCTGCTCGTCCTGCTCGGGGTCGCGCTCGTCACCGGCTGGTGGTCGACGTTCTCGGCGTACCTCCAGGGCCTGGTGGCCGGCTTCGAGACGGTGGTGTGA
- a CDS encoding YceI family protein — MTIPAGTYTVDPAHSDVAFTVRHAGISKVRGKFERFEGQIVVAEDLASSTVTVTIDAASINTGDAGRDAHLRSADFWDAENKPTWTFLSTGVEGTEEEFTVTGDLTINEVTRPVALQAEFNGGVVDAFGARRVGFSATTEISRKDFGLTWNAAMETGGFLVGDKVKIELEVEATPTEAEAAETAEAEAQA; from the coding sequence ATGACCATCCCCGCCGGCACCTACACCGTCGACCCCGCGCACAGCGACGTCGCCTTCACCGTCCGCCACGCGGGCATCTCCAAGGTCCGCGGCAAGTTCGAGCGGTTCGAGGGCCAGATCGTCGTTGCCGAGGATCTCGCCAGCTCCACGGTCACGGTCACCATCGACGCCGCCTCGATCAACACCGGCGACGCGGGCCGCGACGCGCACCTGCGCTCGGCAGACTTCTGGGACGCCGAGAACAAGCCCACCTGGACCTTCCTCAGCACCGGCGTCGAGGGCACCGAGGAGGAGTTCACCGTCACGGGCGACCTGACCATCAACGAGGTGACCCGACCGGTGGCGCTGCAGGCCGAGTTCAACGGCGGGGTCGTGGACGCCTTCGGCGCCCGGCGGGTCGGCTTCTCGGCGACGACCGAGATCTCCCGCAAGGACTTCGGCCTCACCTGGAACGCTGCCATGGAGACCGGCGGCTTCCTGGTGGGCGACAAGGTCAAGATCGAGCTCGAGGTCGAGGCCACGCCGACCGAGGCAGAGGCCGCGGAGACCGCCGAGGCAGAGGCGCAGGCCTGA
- the mmsB gene encoding multiple monosaccharide ABC transporter permease, producing MSTAQDAPARGSGRLSDIKKMFGGGQSTLRQFGIVGSLIVIILLFQVLTNGLTLSPGNLINVVNQYSYILILAIGMVMVIIAGHIDLSVGSVAAFTGIVVAKAMDEWGLPWQLAIVLGLVVGALIGAWQGFWVAYVGVPAFIVTLAGMLIFRGANQFVGQSTTVPVPEGFRSIGAGYLPELPVPVPFNVPTMVLGLLGAAWIVYNELHLRRVQKRMGADLAPAWVSLVKVVLLCAAILAAAWLFATGRPGTSFPISGIILVALVVIYAFVTRSTVLGRHIYAVGGNRLAATLSGVKDRRVDFFVMMNMSVLAALAGMIYVARATASGPQDGNGWELDAIAAVFIGGAAVSGGIGTVIGSIIGGLVMAFLNNGLQLIGAGADQVQIIKGLVLLGAVGVDVWSKSQGRPSILGLWSRKRRGGPPTGPQEPPAVAPTSGTNESSQPRDMVRK from the coding sequence ATGAGTACCGCACAAGACGCGCCCGCGCGGGGGAGCGGCCGCCTCTCCGACATCAAGAAGATGTTCGGCGGCGGCCAGTCCACGCTGAGGCAGTTCGGCATCGTCGGCAGCCTGATCGTCATCATCCTGCTGTTCCAGGTCCTGACCAACGGGCTGACCCTCTCCCCCGGGAACCTGATCAACGTCGTCAACCAGTACTCCTACATCCTCATCCTCGCGATCGGGATGGTGATGGTGATCATCGCTGGGCACATCGACCTCTCGGTGGGCTCGGTGGCTGCGTTCACCGGCATCGTCGTGGCGAAAGCCATGGACGAGTGGGGCCTGCCCTGGCAGCTCGCCATCGTGCTCGGTCTCGTCGTCGGCGCGCTGATCGGCGCGTGGCAAGGTTTCTGGGTCGCCTACGTCGGCGTGCCGGCGTTCATCGTCACGCTAGCGGGCATGCTGATCTTCCGAGGCGCGAACCAGTTCGTCGGGCAGTCGACCACCGTCCCGGTCCCCGAAGGGTTCCGATCGATCGGTGCCGGATACCTGCCAGAGCTTCCTGTCCCGGTGCCGTTCAACGTGCCCACCATGGTGCTCGGGCTGCTCGGGGCCGCCTGGATCGTGTACAACGAGCTCCACCTCCGACGGGTGCAGAAGCGCATGGGAGCGGACCTCGCGCCCGCATGGGTCAGCCTCGTCAAGGTCGTGCTGCTGTGTGCCGCGATCCTCGCAGCCGCGTGGCTGTTCGCGACCGGACGTCCAGGCACAAGCTTTCCGATCTCGGGGATCATCCTTGTCGCGCTGGTCGTCATCTACGCCTTCGTCACGCGGAGCACGGTGCTCGGACGCCACATCTATGCCGTTGGCGGCAACCGTCTCGCGGCTACGCTCTCCGGCGTGAAGGACCGCCGCGTCGACTTCTTCGTGATGATGAACATGTCGGTGCTCGCGGCCCTCGCCGGAATGATCTACGTCGCCCGTGCGACGGCGTCCGGGCCGCAGGACGGAAACGGGTGGGAGCTCGACGCGATCGCCGCGGTCTTCATCGGCGGTGCCGCCGTGTCCGGCGGAATCGGCACCGTGATCGGCTCCATCATCGGTGGCCTCGTGATGGCGTTCCTGAACAACGGTCTCCAGCTCATCGGGGCCGGCGCCGACCAGGTCCAGATCATTAAGGGTCTCGTGCTGCTCGGGGCCGTGGGAGTGGATGTCTGGAGCAAGTCCCAGGGTCGGCCGTCGATCCTTGGCCTATGGTCGCGCAAGCGGCGAGGCGGCCCGCCCACCGGCCCGCAAGAACCTCCGGCCGTCGCTCCGACGTCCGGCACCAACGAGTCGTCGCAGCCCCGCGACATGGTCAGAAAGTGA